In Sphingobacterium sp. SYP-B4668, the sequence TGTAATCAGATTGATTTACCAAACTGTACTGGCAATAGAAGCTGGTCAAGATTTTAGAACATTTAAGAACTAATCAAAATTACATTACATTATAATATGGAAAATAATAGTCAGGAAAACCAAGAGTTGAGTATTGAGTTGACCGAAGAGGTAGCGGAAGGGACTTATTCCAATCTAGCCATAATTACCCATTCCTCTACGGAGTTTGTTGTCGATTTTGTGCGTATCATGCCAGGAGTACCTAAGGCGAAAGTAAAATCTCGGATTATCCTAACACCAGAGCATGCGAAAAGGCTTTTGGGCGCGTTGCAAGATAATATTGTCCGTTTTGAAGCTCAAAATGGTACTATTAAAACAAACGAAAACAGTTTACCACTTAATTTTGGTGGTCCTACAGGCGAGGCCTAGCCCTTACTCTTGCTGCATTTATCAATAGTATCTCCGGTAAATGCGGCAAGAGCATTTTTTCTTTCTTTTTAAATTCTCGATCAAATCGTTTTTCTGGACTTTGTTACTACTCTCTAGACTTGGATGTAGTATTTGTACGTTGTGGATGCAAGGACTACATTGTCGTGGCCAATGGCGTGGTGTTAGGTGCAAGCAGAAAAAAATAAGGTGCTAGCACAACAGTTGGCACTGTTTTTTGTTCTATCTTACAAATAGAGTCTAAATCTTAGACAGATAGCAACAATAAAAAAAATAAGCATATATGGATATACAGGTAAGACCGCTAACCAAAAAAGATTACAGAGACCTGAAGAAATCAATGGAGGAGGCCTATCAAGGTATGGGAGAGGTATGGACACGCGAGAACATTGTAGATTTGATTGATATATTTCCCGAGGGACAATTGTGTGTAGAGGTGAATGGACATGTAGTGGCATGTGCATTGTCCATCGTTCTTAACTCCAAGAAGAATAATATTTATGATAGTTACTACGAAATCATTGACGATGGTAAATTTTCTAAACACAACGATGATGGGGATACCTTGTATGGGATAGAGGTCTTTGTACATCCTGATCATCGAGCACTTCGATTGGGAAGACGCTTGTACGACTCACGTAAGGAATTGTGTGAGCAGATGAATCTTAAAAGTATAGTTGCAGGCGGACGTATTCCAAATTATCACAACTACTCGGACAAAATGAGTCCGAGGGTATACATCGACAAGGTCAAGCGTAAGGAAATCTTCGACCCAACACTTACTTTTCAGCTGTCCAATGATTTTCATGTCAAAAAGATACTTAAAAATTATCTGCCTGAGGATGCCGAATCTATGGAGTTTGCAGTGTTATTGGAATGGAACAATATTTATTATGAACCTGATTCTAGGTCGATTTCTACGTCAAAGCAGACCATT encodes:
- a CDS encoding DUF3467 domain-containing protein, yielding MENNSQENQELSIELTEEVAEGTYSNLAIITHSSTEFVVDFVRIMPGVPKAKVKSRIILTPEHAKRLLGALQDNIVRFEAQNGTIKTNENSLPLNFGGPTGEA